From a single Tachypleus tridentatus isolate NWPU-2018 chromosome 6, ASM421037v1, whole genome shotgun sequence genomic region:
- the LOC143253475 gene encoding zinc finger MYND domain-containing protein 10-like isoform X2 codes for MSQVPPPLDHAILRGALNVFKGLGRMLSTGYLEWINCHMRWFQQHEYLGKLTMQAVLSASGQEDEFIKELFLVMGKVPLLIHELIAIETWKEKIFPQLVKQRFKPSTSVPLYMVLYQEAILVTLLEIILYHQEVLESGEDYILDLLGYCHRKLTDLLSGNYNSEKNVKEKESDNSRNLIDDLQGHKTSMGFDIVMKTISILRYIAENLSNLPLSVTHHILSVHDFPLLLSFLLEEPPWVRCSGSLVEKYIDGKWCSVEEKTRFKLTKIEGQVWITLLHLLLNEECQKKYELNCYKKNQILKLRSHLSEILIEQLPSLQNLQQYLESMSIMEPPSVRRDLIIEQISELREQFLKEGEGKWDNISRQQAQTFFSPSLEVLKEYSRRLADTYSMDVLENFVPETPKCCVCGHSASKRCSRCHNEWYCRRECQVQHWPKHKVTCSLVTSSEN; via the exons ATGAGCCAAGTGCCCCCACCACTAGACCATGCAATCTTAAGAGGGGCATTGAATGTTTTCAAAGGATTAGGAAGAATGCTATCCACTGGATACCTGGAATGGATAAATTGTCATATGAG ATGGTTCCAACAGCATGAATATTTGGGAAAACTGACTATGCAAGCAGTGCTTAGTGCCAGTGGCCAGGAAGATGAATTTATTAAAGAGTTATTTTTGGTAATGGGTAAG GTTCCACTTCTTATACATGAATTGATTGCTATAGAAACGTGGAAGGAGAAGATATTTCCACAGCTTGTAAAACAAAGGTTCAAACCTTCAACATCTGTTCCTCTATACATGGTG CTATATCAAGAAGCTATACTGGTGACACTTTTGGAAATAATCCTATACCACCAGGAGGTGTTGGAGTCAGGAGAAGATTATATTTTAGACCTTCTAGGATATTGTCACAGGAAACTGACAGACCTTCTCTCTGG CAATTACAActcagaaaaaaatgttaaggAGAAAGAATCTGACAATTCCAGGAACCTGATTGATGACCTACAGGGACACAAGACATCCATGGGGTTCGACATTGTAATGAAAACAATATCAATTCTTAGATATATAGCTGAGAATTTGTccaa TCTTCCACTTTCAGTAACTCATCATATTCTGAGCGTGCACGACTTTCCACTTCTCTTGTCCTTCTTGCTTGAGGAACCACCTTGGGTTCGATGTTCTGGCAGTTTGGTGGAGAAGTACATCGATGGAAAATGGTGTTCTGTAGAAGAGAAAACTAGATTTAAGTTAACCAAAATAGAAGGACAG GTTTGGATCACTTTACTACACCTTCTTCTGAACGAAGAATGTCAGAAGAAATATGAACTAAACTGTTACAAGAAAAACCAGATTCTCAAG CTTCGTTCCCACCTCAGTGAAATATTAATAGAACAACTGCCTTCTTTACAAAATCTTCAGCAATATCTGGAGAGCATGTCAATCATGGAGCCACCATCTGTCAGAAGAGATTTGATCATTGAACAG atttcaGAGTTGCGAGAACAGTTTTTGAAAGAAGGAGAGGGCAAGTGGGATAACATATCTCGACAGCAAGCACAGACATTTTTTTCACCAAGTCTGGAAGTTCTTAAAGAATATTCTAGACG GTTGGCTGACACCTATTCTATGGATGTATTGGAAAATTTTGTTCCAGAAACACCTAAGTGTTGTGTGTGTGGCCACAGTGCAAGTAAACGTTGTTCTCGCTGCCACAACGAGTGGTATTGTAGGAG AGAGTGTCAAGTTCAGCACTGGCCGAAGCACAAAGTGACATGCAGTTTAGTTACCAGTTCAGAAAATTAG
- the LOC143253475 gene encoding zinc finger MYND domain-containing protein 10-like isoform X1: protein MSQVPPPLDHAILRGALNVFKGLGRMLSTGYLEWINCHMSWYVRFSVISEGNMEVEKRQVLLATEAEAYIEALQKFDLENIGSPRWFQQHEYLGKLTMQAVLSASGQEDEFIKELFLVMGKVPLLIHELIAIETWKEKIFPQLVKQRFKPSTSVPLYMVLYQEAILVTLLEIILYHQEVLESGEDYILDLLGYCHRKLTDLLSGNYNSEKNVKEKESDNSRNLIDDLQGHKTSMGFDIVMKTISILRYIAENLSNLPLSVTHHILSVHDFPLLLSFLLEEPPWVRCSGSLVEKYIDGKWCSVEEKTRFKLTKIEGQVWITLLHLLLNEECQKKYELNCYKKNQILKLRSHLSEILIEQLPSLQNLQQYLESMSIMEPPSVRRDLIIEQISELREQFLKEGEGKWDNISRQQAQTFFSPSLEVLKEYSRRLADTYSMDVLENFVPETPKCCVCGHSASKRCSRCHNEWYCRRECQVQHWPKHKVTCSLVTSSEN, encoded by the exons ATGAGCCAAGTGCCCCCACCACTAGACCATGCAATCTTAAGAGGGGCATTGAATGTTTTCAAAGGATTAGGAAGAATGCTATCCACTGGATACCTGGAATGGATAAATTGTCATATGAG TTGGTACGTTCGTTTTTCTGTAATCTCGGAGGGAAATATGGAAGTCGAAAAAAGACAGGTGCTTTTAGCAACAGAAGCAGAGGCTTATATTGAGGCTTTACAAAAATTTGATTTGGAAAATATTGGTTCACCAAG ATGGTTCCAACAGCATGAATATTTGGGAAAACTGACTATGCAAGCAGTGCTTAGTGCCAGTGGCCAGGAAGATGAATTTATTAAAGAGTTATTTTTGGTAATGGGTAAG GTTCCACTTCTTATACATGAATTGATTGCTATAGAAACGTGGAAGGAGAAGATATTTCCACAGCTTGTAAAACAAAGGTTCAAACCTTCAACATCTGTTCCTCTATACATGGTG CTATATCAAGAAGCTATACTGGTGACACTTTTGGAAATAATCCTATACCACCAGGAGGTGTTGGAGTCAGGAGAAGATTATATTTTAGACCTTCTAGGATATTGTCACAGGAAACTGACAGACCTTCTCTCTGG CAATTACAActcagaaaaaaatgttaaggAGAAAGAATCTGACAATTCCAGGAACCTGATTGATGACCTACAGGGACACAAGACATCCATGGGGTTCGACATTGTAATGAAAACAATATCAATTCTTAGATATATAGCTGAGAATTTGTccaa TCTTCCACTTTCAGTAACTCATCATATTCTGAGCGTGCACGACTTTCCACTTCTCTTGTCCTTCTTGCTTGAGGAACCACCTTGGGTTCGATGTTCTGGCAGTTTGGTGGAGAAGTACATCGATGGAAAATGGTGTTCTGTAGAAGAGAAAACTAGATTTAAGTTAACCAAAATAGAAGGACAG GTTTGGATCACTTTACTACACCTTCTTCTGAACGAAGAATGTCAGAAGAAATATGAACTAAACTGTTACAAGAAAAACCAGATTCTCAAG CTTCGTTCCCACCTCAGTGAAATATTAATAGAACAACTGCCTTCTTTACAAAATCTTCAGCAATATCTGGAGAGCATGTCAATCATGGAGCCACCATCTGTCAGAAGAGATTTGATCATTGAACAG atttcaGAGTTGCGAGAACAGTTTTTGAAAGAAGGAGAGGGCAAGTGGGATAACATATCTCGACAGCAAGCACAGACATTTTTTTCACCAAGTCTGGAAGTTCTTAAAGAATATTCTAGACG GTTGGCTGACACCTATTCTATGGATGTATTGGAAAATTTTGTTCCAGAAACACCTAAGTGTTGTGTGTGTGGCCACAGTGCAAGTAAACGTTGTTCTCGCTGCCACAACGAGTGGTATTGTAGGAG AGAGTGTCAAGTTCAGCACTGGCCGAAGCACAAAGTGACATGCAGTTTAGTTACCAGTTCAGAAAATTAG